The sequence GCCGGTGTGGCGACCGACCCCGGGTGCATTCGCGAGATCAACGAGGATTGCGTGCGCATCATCCGCCCGACCGCTCCCGATGCCCTGGCGCGGCAGGGGTTGCTCGCCGTGGTGTGCGACGGCATGGGAGGGCACGAGGCTGGCGAGATTGCCTCGCGCCTGGCGATGGAGACGATCGTGCTGCGCTTCGACGAGGACGATGGCGATCCGCTCGTCTCGCTCCCGCGTGCCTTGCAGGCGGCAAACCGCGCCATCTTCGACTCGGCCGACCGCAATCCCAAGCTCAAGGGGATGGGGACGACGTGCACCGCGCTGATCTTGCGCGGCGGGCACGCCTACAGCGCGCATGTTGGCGACTCGCGCCTCTACCTCATTCGTGCCGGCGAGATCTTCCTCATGACCGAGGACCACTCGGCCGTGATGCACCTCGTCAGGCAGGGGGTGATCTCGCGTGAGGAGGCGCGGCATCATCCCGACAAGAACGTCATCTCGCGCGCCCTCGGGAGCCATCGCGACGTGCAGGTGACGGGATGGCCGCAGCCCTTCGCCGTCCTTCCCGGCGATCGCTTCCTCCTGTGCAGCGACGGTCTCTACGACCTCATTGACGACGCGACCCTGCTCGCCGTGGCGCGCGACGCGCATCCGCAGGTTGCCTGCGATCGCCTGGTGACGCTCGCGCGCGAGGCTGGGGGGCACGACAACATCTCCGTTGCGATCCTCATGATGAGCGTGGCCGGCGAGCCCTCCGTAAACAGCGCCAAGGAGACCCGCGGCGTGGAGATCCCGCAATGATCGGGACCACGGTCGGCAACTATCGCATCGTCGAGAAGCTTGGCGACGGCGGGATGGGGGCCGTCTTTCGCGCGGTCGACGAGATGCTCGACCGTGACGTGGCCATCAAGGTCCTCAAGCCGGAGCTGGCGCGCAACGCCGCGCTCATCGAGCGATTCCGCCTGGAGGCGGTCGCGCTCGCGCGCCTGAATCATCCGCGCATCGCCACGCTGCACGGGCTCGAGCGGCACGGTGAGTCGCTGCTCATGATCATGGAGTACGTGCGCGGCGACACGCTCGAGGCCATCGTGCATCGCAACGGGCGCATTGCCTGGGCGCGCGCCTGCGAGCTGTGCGCCGCCGTGCTCGACGCGCTCGACCACGCGCACGACAAGGGCGTGGTCCATCGCGACATCAAGCCGGCCAACGTCATGCTGGCGAACAATGGCGCGGTGAAGGTGATGGACTTCGGCATCGCGCGGCTCATCGGGAAGTCCCGCCAGACGCAAGTGGGGCACGCGGTGGGGACGCCGATGTACATGGCCCCTGAGCAGTTGCGGGGCGAGGAGGTGGACGGGCGCACCGACCTCTATGCCGTGGGCGCGGTCCTGTTCGAGCTGGTCACCGGGCGCATGGCCTTCGAGGCCGACTCGGACTACGGGCTGATGATGAAGCAGCTCAACGATCCACCGCCAGCCGCAAGTTCGTACGTAACTGACGTGCCACCGGCGGTGGACGACATCATCCGGCGGGCGATGGCCAAACAACGCGACGATCGCTACGCCAATGCGACGGCGTTCCGCGACGCGCTGCTCCTGGCCTCCGGGCTCGACGTTCCGCCCTCACGCCGCACGCCGATCCCCGCCGAGACGCGCCTGGCCGTGGAGTCCGCCGCGCAGAACGCGCCGGGTGCACTGGGTGCGCCGGTTGCGCTGGGTGCACAGGGGCCAGCGGGGACGCGCGTGGCCAGTGACGCCGCGAACCGAGCGCCGGCCACGCGCCTTGCCGACGATGCCGCCCCGGTGACGGGGACCTTCCACACCGCCGAGTCGCCCCGTCAGGCGCAATTGCGACCATGGGGATCGCTGGAGGGATGGTCGGAGGGATGGACGCGCGACTGGCGGACCTTCGCCGCGGCGGCCGCCGTACTCGTCGCCGCCGGGCTCGGCGTGCGCATACTTCGTCCGGACACCGACGTCACCGAGATGCCGGGGACGCGCCCGGACAGCGCGCAGGCGCAAGTGGCCGACACCACGCCGCGAACCGACATCGCGCAGGTTGTTCCTCCGCCGCGCACCGAGGATGCGTCGTCGCTCATCATCAACCCGCCGGCGCAGTCGGGCGGCGGCGGATCGGGGGGGGACAACGGAACGGGGGGGCGTCGAGCGCAACCACCGCGCGAAGCCGTCGTGCCGCCTAACGATCGCCCGGGCGGCGGGAGCGGGGGCGGGAGCGGAATCGAGCGAGCCGCGCCGCCGGCGGGTGGGACGTCTCGCCCGGTCTCGCCCACCGAGCCGGTTACTAACGATCCACCGCCGCGCACCGACGCACCGCGCGACGAGTCGCCCAAGGGCGAGGCGGTGGAGAGCGAGTCGGCCGCGAATGACGCGATCCGCGCTGCCATCGGGAGCGCGGCGAGTCTCCTGAGCGGCAGCAACTCGTCGGCGGCGTCGCTTCTCGACGGTGGCACGCAGGAGCAGTGGGGCGCGCTGATGCGGGAGGGGCGCATCTCGATGAGCGTGAGCGGTGCACCCGAGGTGCGCCTGCACGGCTCGCGCGCCACCGCGGAGTTCGACGCGAGCGTGAACGTCCGCTCCCCGTTCGGCGCCAACCGTCGCAAGAGCGCGCGCTTCACCGCGGAGCTGCAACGCGGTGGCGGCGGCTGGCGGGTGGTGGGGCTGCGGCCGCAGGGGAAGCTGGAGCTCAAGTAGAGGCGAGGTATGATGAGAAGAGAAAGGGCCCAGCCACCGGCTGGGCCCCTCTCGTCCCCAGCCTTCGCTGGGGCAGGCCTCTCGTCCCCAGCCTTCGCTGGGGCAGGCTTCTCGTCTTCTCGTCTTCTCGTCTTCTCGTCTTCTGCCCTTACGAAACGACGTTCGGCTTGTTCCCCTTGATCTCCTCGGTGCTCGGCTTCAGCTCCTCCAGCCCCGCCGCGCGCAGGATCGCATTCAGCCGGGGCAGGTCGCGATCCATCGACGCCTTGATCGCCTTGAGCTGCTTGTCCAGCTCCACCTTGAGGTCGCCGAACACCTGGTACGCCTGCTTGGTGGGGCGATACTCGCCCTGCCCCACGTAGCTGGCCACGCCGGCAATCTCGTTGTTGAGCCGGATGGGGAAGTTGAGCGGGTCCTGATTCGACTCGTTCTTGGTCTGGTAGACCTCCTGCTCGCCCGCGGTGATCTCCTTCATCATGCCGCCGGCGATCGACGTGAACTCCTTGGCCTGGTCGCCCGTGAGCTTCCCGGTGCGATCGTTCACGTTCCAGCGCATGTTGCGCACCATGCGCACGGCATTGTTTGCCTCCGTCGTCTTGTCGCGAATGGCGATCAGGAGGCGGAACTGCTCCTGGAGGTCGGCGTCGGTCGCGGTGCCGCGCGGGTCCTTCTTCACCAGGAAGCGCTGCACCTGGCTTTCGCCGCCCACGGTGAGCTTGACGGCGTAGGTGCCGGGAGGCGCAACGGGACCCGTGGTGCTGGCCGCCCACATGATCAGGTTGTCGAACGTGACGGCATCGGGATAGCGCAGGTTCCACGAGAAGGTGTTGAGCCCCGCGCGGTTGGCGACGCGCGGACGGCGCGCACCGCCGCCGAAGCCGCCGCCACCCGGGCCCCCCGGGCCGGCCGCCGCGCGCACGACACGCAACGCGCTGTCGCGCGACACGCCGGCGCGCACGAGCGAGTCGACGCGCGCGGCCCGCGCTTGCTCCTGACGGACCGAATCGGCGGCCGCGTCGGGGTCCATGTCGCTGGTGAACGACTGGATCACGTCACCCTTCGCGTCCGTGAAGTCGAGCGTGACCTTCTGGTTGGGCGACTTGAGCATGTAGTAGACGACCGCGCCCGACGCCGGGTTGGCGCCCACCGTGGCGCCGCCGCGTCCACCGCCGCCACCGCCACCCCCGCTCCACTGCGTCCGGTACGCATCGACCGGCTTGAAGAGGTGCGCCGCCTTCTGCGCAATGTCCGGCTGGTACTGCCGCATCGCCGAGATGTCGTCCATCACCCAGAACGACCGCCCGTGCGTGGCCAGGATGACGTCGTTGTCCTTGATCGCGATGTCATGCACGGGAACGAACGGCAGGTTCTTCTGCAGCCACTGCCAGTTCTGCCCGTCGTCGAACGAGACGTACACGCCGCGCTCGGTGCCGGCAAAGAGCAACCCGCGACGGACGGGATCCTCGCGAATCGCGCGCGCGAAGTGATCGCCCTTGATCCCGTTGACGATCTTCGTCCACGTCCTGCCGTAGTCGGTCGTCTTGTACAGGATCGGCGTCTTGTCGCCTAACGCATACCGGTTGGCCGCGACGTACGCCGTCCCCGCCGCGTAACGCGACGGCTCGATGATCGAGATGCGCGTGAAGTCGCCAATGTCACTCGGCGTCACGTTGTCCCACTTGACCCCGTTGTTGCGCGAGATCCAGATGTAGCCGTCGTCGGTCCCGGCCCACAACAGCCCGGGCGTCACCGGCGACTCATCGAAGGCGAAGATGAGCCCGTACGTCTCGACGCCGGTCTGGTCCTTGGTGATCGGACCGCCCGACGGGCCCATCGTCCTGGGGTCACGACGCGCAAGTTCCGGCGACACCGCGGTCCACGACTCCCCTTCGTTGGTGGAACGGAACAGCTGCGACCCCGCCGCATACAGCACGTTGGGATTGTGGCGCGAGAAGACGATCGGGAAGGTCCACTGGAAGCGGACCTTGATGTCTTCCGACGAATGCCCCATCGGGTTGCGCGGATAGACGGTCACGTCGCGCGTGAAGTCGGTCTCGCGATCCTTGCGATCGAGGTTGCCGCCGTAGCAGCCGGCGAAGGTGACGTTCGGCTTGAGCGGGTGCGCCGCGATGTACCCCGATTCGCAGCCGCCGGCATCGTACCAGTCGGCAATCTCGATCGTCCCCTGCTTGCGCGAGGGGCCACAGAGCGTCGAGTTGTCCTGCTGCGCGCCGCAGATCTTGTACGGCCACTCGTTGGTGGTGGTCACGTGGTAGAACTGCGCGGTCGGGAACTCCTGGTCGGTCCACGTGCGCCCCGCGGTGAAGGTCACGTTGGCCCCGCCGTCGTTGCCCTGCACCATCCGCTGATTGTCGTTAGGTGCGATCCACAGGTCGTGGTTGTCGCCATGCGGCGGGTTGATCGACACCGGGAACGTCTTCCCGCCGTCGTTGGAGCGGAAAAAGCCCACGTTGAGCCCGTAGACGATGTTCGTGTCCCTGGTGTCGGCGTAGATCTGCGAGTAGTACCAGGCGCGCTGCCGCAGCTTGCGCTCGCGGTTGATGTACGCCCACGTCGCGCCGCCATCACTCGACTTGTACACACCGCCCGAGTCGGCCTCGATCTGCGCCCACACCAGCCGCGGGTTCACCGGCGACACGGCGAGCCCCACCTTCCCGATGAGTCCCTGCGGGAGCCCCTTCGACTCCTTCACCAGGTTGGTCCAGCTCGCGCCGCCATCGGTCGTCTTGTAGATCCCCGAATGCACACCGCCCGACGACATCCCCCACGGCGAGCGCCACGCCTGCCACATCGCGACGTACAGCACCTCGGGGTTTGTCACGTCCATCGCGATGTCGATCACGCCCGCCGAGTCGCTGGTGAAGAAGATCTTGTTGAACGTCTTCCCGCCATCGGTGGTCTTGTACACACCGCGATTGGGCGTCGCCTTGAACACGTCCCCAAACACGCCGATGTAGGCGACGCTGGGGTTGGTGGGATGGATGCGGATGGTGGAGATGTGCTCGTCGCGGAAGCCAAGCATCTGCCAGGTGCGCCCACCGTCCGACGTCTTCCACAGGCCATCGCCGTGCGACGTGTTGCCGCGGATGTCGGTCTCGCCGCCGCCCACCCAGACCACGTCGGGGTTGAGCGGGTCAACGGTGATGGCGCCAATCGTCCCGCCAAAATAGCGGTCGGTCACCGCCTGCCAGTTCATCCCGGCATCGGTGGTCTTGTAGACCCCGCCACCGGTGGTCCCCATCCAGTACTCGAGCGGGCGTTGCGCCGAACCGGCGACAGCAACCGACCGCCCACCGCGCGCCGGTCCAATCTCGCGCCAGCGCAGTGCGGAGAAGAGCGACGTGTCGACCACCATGGGCGCCGTGGGAGCGGGAGCAACCTGCGCGCGCACGCCGGCCGGTCGCGCCTGCGCGACGAGCGGCGCCGATCCCGCGGCAAGCGCTACGGCCGCGACGGCGGCAACAACGGCGACCACAATCGATGCGTCGCGCCATCGACTGCCCGAGCTGTGAACGGACGAAGACATCGGACCCTGGGGGTTGGGGTTGGATTGATGATGCGGATTCTATCGATGCTGGAAGCACTACGCAGCGGCGGGGCGCGACGTTCTTCTGCATACAGTCGCGCAACGTGAATCCTGACAATTGCATGAACGCGCATTCGCGACTCCCGCTGGCACGACAATCGGTACGGAACGCAACCGAATGATCACGCGGCGCCAAGGCCCACGCGCCAGCGTGCAGGATGCTGTCCCCACCTCACCCTTGCGCCCTCGGCCGAGCCGAGCAGATCGTATGTCCATGCCTGCCGCGCTGGATCGGTATTACACGAGGGAGGAAGTGCTCGCCTTCCCCGACGACGGGAACCGGTACGAGCTCGTGCATGGGGAGCTGCTGGTGAGCCCGGCGCCACGGACTCGGCATCAGCGCGTGGTCGGGCGGCTGCACTTCGCGCTGATGCAGTTTGTCGAGGAGCACCACGCCGGCGAGGTACTCATGTCTCCCGCCGACATCTCGTGGGGCGGGCTCCCCGATGTGCTCGTCCAGCCGGATCTCTTCGTCGTTCCGTCGCGCTTTGGGCGCGTGCGAGAGTGGATCGAGATCCAGCAGCTCTCGCTCGTCATCGAGGTCCTGAGCCCCACCACCGCGCGCTACGACCGTTTCACCAAGCGCCGCCTGTACCAGGAACGGCGCGTCCCCCTGTACTGGCTCATCGATGTGGAGCAGCGCCGCGCCGAGGCCTGGACGCCCGATGCGACCTTCCCCCAGATGGAGGAGCGCGTGCTGTCGTGGCAGCCGGCGGCGGGAGCGACGCCGTTCAGCATCGACCTCGCGACGCTGTTCGAGGAATAGCGACCTCCGACCGGCGCCTCGATGACCGTTGGCGCCGAGCTCTTGCGCAAAGGGAGTTGTGCCTTCGCACGACCGTCCCATCCCTTCGCAGGAGTCCAACATGCCAAGCGTTGTCGCCCGCCTCATTCCCCGCGCGCCGCGAGCGCGCCTCGCCCTCGTCGTTGCTGTGCTGTCGGCGACGTCTATTGTCGCCCTTCCCTCATCAGCCGCAGCGCAGGGCAAGGAAGCGGGGAGTTCGATCTTCTCGCCCGGCTATATGGATCTGGGGCCCACGGTGGGGCTGGGTGGGATTGGTGAAGCGGGGATGGCCTTTGGCGGGCGCTTCGAGCGCGCTATCAAGCGCCTCCCCGATCTCGGCAACGGCACCATTGGCATCCAGGCCAGCGTCGACATCTGGAACTACAACAATCGCTACGTCGGGACCGACTACGACTTCCGCTATCTCAACATCGGCGTCACCGCCAACTACCACTTCGACGTGAAGAGCAACCCCAAGCTCGATCCCTTTTTCGGGCTGGGGTTGGGGAACAGCAGTGTGAGCACGGACTGGGCGGGCGACTACTCCAGCGGCATCTATTTCATTGGGCGGGCGGGGCTGCGCTACTTCATGAAGCCGCGTCTCGCGCTGTACGGCGATGTGGGGGCGGGGGCGTCGACGCTGAACGTTGGCGTGACGTTCGGGCTGGGGGGCGGGAAGTAGCGTCGGCGCGGCGGCGGCGTCCGGGGTGGGGGGTGGGGGGTGGGGTGCGCACGGTGGCACCCCGGGCGCGCGTCGTCGGCCTTCACTTGGTGGGCTTGGGGAGGAACTGTTCGCGCTCGGCGCGCCACTTCACCGCCTCGTCGTGCCGCCCTAACGAGTCGAGCGCCAGCGACAGGTCGAGGCGGGCCGCCTGCAGGAAGCTCACGTTAGGCGCGGTGATCTTCTTCACGATGCCGTAGCCGCGCTCGGTCTCGGGAATGGCCTCGCGAAAGCGCCCGCTGCGCAACAGGACGCGCCCCAACTTGATGTAGCCGATCCCCGTGTTGAGGTGATCGGGCCCCTGCGAGGCGATGTAGTGTTCCAGTGCCTGCCGGTACATCGGCTCCGCCAGCGCGTACTTCTTCTGGTAGAGGTACGCATCGGCCATGTTGGCGGTGGCCACGCCGGTGCGGAAGTTCATCCCCGGATAGGTGCGAGCGTAGATGTCGCGCACGCGAGTAAAGATCGTCACCGCGTCGTCGTAGCGTTCCTGTCGCAGCGCCAGGTTCCCCAGTTCGTTGAGCGTGTTGGCAACGAACGGATGCGACGGGCCAAAGACGCGCTCGCGGATGGCCAGCGCCTTCTCGAAGGGGACGCGGGCTTCGTCGTACCGGTTCTGGAGGAGGAGCGCACGCCCGAGGTAGGTGAGGTTGCCCGCGGTGCGAAAGTGCTCGCTTCCATAGAATGCGGTCGAGATGTCGAGCGCCTGGCGGAACAGCGATTCCGACGCCGCGTAGTTGCCACGTTCCTGCTCGGTGGCGCCGAGGTTCATGAGGTCCTCGGCCACGCGCGGGTGGCGTGCGCCAAAGAGCGTGCGCGTGAGCGCGAGCACCTGGCGATTGAGCGAGTCGGCGTTGTCGTAGTTGCCGGCGTAGAAGTGCGCGTTGGCCAGTTCGCCGAGTGCCTGATGCACCACGTTGGGCTCAGCGCGCGTCTGTCGCAGCGACGTGACCAGCGAGTCGAGCGTGGCAATGGCGCGGGCGTGCTGACCGCGCTCGGTGAAGGCCCTGCCTAACGCCACGCGCGCCTCGACCACCGGATCGCGCACCGTGACGCCATCGTCGGCGCCGGCGCCTTGGAGCGTGCGCAAGCCGTCGCCGATCAGGCGCTCGCCCTCGTCGTAGCGTGCCTGCGAGGTGCGCAGGTCGCCCAGGCGCACCATGGCGCGCGCGGCCTCCTCGCTGCGCGCGCCGGCAATGCGCTGCCACTGCGCGAGCCCCGTGGCCAGGAGCGAGTCGGCGCGATCGAGGACGCCCATCT is a genomic window of Gemmatimonadaceae bacterium containing:
- a CDS encoding Stp1/IreP family PP2C-type Ser/Thr phosphatase, producing the protein MSFLDRLFSRSRSAAAAGAGAVSKGARPTTELGRMGGVDGGHAAELRIEAGVATDPGCIREINEDCVRIIRPTAPDALARQGLLAVVCDGMGGHEAGEIASRLAMETIVLRFDEDDGDPLVSLPRALQAANRAIFDSADRNPKLKGMGTTCTALILRGGHAYSAHVGDSRLYLIRAGEIFLMTEDHSAVMHLVRQGVISREEARHHPDKNVISRALGSHRDVQVTGWPQPFAVLPGDRFLLCSDGLYDLIDDATLLAVARDAHPQVACDRLVTLAREAGGHDNISVAILMMSVAGEPSVNSAKETRGVEIPQ
- a CDS encoding protein kinase, which encodes MIGTTVGNYRIVEKLGDGGMGAVFRAVDEMLDRDVAIKVLKPELARNAALIERFRLEAVALARLNHPRIATLHGLERHGESLLMIMEYVRGDTLEAIVHRNGRIAWARACELCAAVLDALDHAHDKGVVHRDIKPANVMLANNGAVKVMDFGIARLIGKSRQTQVGHAVGTPMYMAPEQLRGEEVDGRTDLYAVGAVLFELVTGRMAFEADSDYGLMMKQLNDPPPAASSYVTDVPPAVDDIIRRAMAKQRDDRYANATAFRDALLLASGLDVPPSRRTPIPAETRLAVESAAQNAPGALGAPVALGAQGPAGTRVASDAANRAPATRLADDAAPVTGTFHTAESPRQAQLRPWGSLEGWSEGWTRDWRTFAAAAAVLVAAGLGVRILRPDTDVTEMPGTRPDSAQAQVADTTPRTDIAQVVPPPRTEDASSLIINPPAQSGGGGSGGDNGTGGRRAQPPREAVVPPNDRPGGGSGGGSGIERAAPPAGGTSRPVSPTEPVTNDPPPRTDAPRDESPKGEAVESESAANDAIRAAIGSAASLLSGSNSSAASLLDGGTQEQWGALMREGRISMSVSGAPEVRLHGSRATAEFDASVNVRSPFGANRRKSARFTAELQRGGGGWRVVGLRPQGKLELK
- a CDS encoding glycosyl hydrolase, which encodes MSSSVHSSGSRWRDASIVVAVVAAVAAVALAAGSAPLVAQARPAGVRAQVAPAPTAPMVVDTSLFSALRWREIGPARGGRSVAVAGSAQRPLEYWMGTTGGGVYKTTDAGMNWQAVTDRYFGGTIGAITVDPLNPDVVWVGGGETDIRGNTSHGDGLWKTSDGGRTWQMLGFRDEHISTIRIHPTNPSVAYIGVFGDVFKATPNRGVYKTTDGGKTFNKIFFTSDSAGVIDIAMDVTNPEVLYVAMWQAWRSPWGMSSGGVHSGIYKTTDGGASWTNLVKESKGLPQGLIGKVGLAVSPVNPRLVWAQIEADSGGVYKSSDGGATWAYINRERKLRQRAWYYSQIYADTRDTNIVYGLNVGFFRSNDGGKTFPVSINPPHGDNHDLWIAPNDNQRMVQGNDGGANVTFTAGRTWTDQEFPTAQFYHVTTTNEWPYKICGAQQDNSTLCGPSRKQGTIEIADWYDAGGCESGYIAAHPLKPNVTFAGCYGGNLDRKDRETDFTRDVTVYPRNPMGHSSEDIKVRFQWTFPIVFSRHNPNVLYAAGSQLFRSTNEGESWTAVSPELARRDPRTMGPSGGPITKDQTGVETYGLIFAFDESPVTPGLLWAGTDDGYIWISRNNGVKWDNVTPSDIGDFTRISIIEPSRYAAGTAYVAANRYALGDKTPILYKTTDYGRTWTKIVNGIKGDHFARAIREDPVRRGLLFAGTERGVYVSFDDGQNWQWLQKNLPFVPVHDIAIKDNDVILATHGRSFWVMDDISAMRQYQPDIAQKAAHLFKPVDAYRTQWSGGGGGGGGRGGATVGANPASGAVVYYMLKSPNQKVTLDFTDAKGDVIQSFTSDMDPDAAADSVRQEQARAARVDSLVRAGVSRDSALRVVRAAAGPGGPGGGGFGGGARRPRVANRAGLNTFSWNLRYPDAVTFDNLIMWAASTTGPVAPPGTYAVKLTVGGESQVQRFLVKKDPRGTATDADLQEQFRLLIAIRDKTTEANNAVRMVRNMRWNVNDRTGKLTGDQAKEFTSIAGGMMKEITAGEQEVYQTKNESNQDPLNFPIRLNNEIAGVASYVGQGEYRPTKQAYQVFGDLKVELDKQLKAIKASMDRDLPRLNAILRAAGLEELKPSTEEIKGNKPNVVS
- a CDS encoding Uma2 family endonuclease — protein: MSMPAALDRYYTREEVLAFPDDGNRYELVHGELLVSPAPRTRHQRVVGRLHFALMQFVEEHHAGEVLMSPADISWGGLPDVLVQPDLFVVPSRFGRVREWIEIQQLSLVIEVLSPTTARYDRFTKRRLYQERRVPLYWLIDVEQRRAEAWTPDATFPQMEERVLSWQPAAGATPFSIDLATLFEE